Within Candidatus Nezhaarchaeota archaeon, the genomic segment CTCTTGAGCGTGAGAAGCCCTCAGCAAGCCCCTGCCGATCTGCTCAACCCTAAGCCCAGCTAGCCTACCAGCTATCTTAGCCCAGCGGCGCTCGCGGAGCTTAACGTACATAGAGGAGGTGAAGGAGGGGGATAGCGTTAAGTCGAGGCTGAAGGGCTCCTCAACCTCCAGCTCAACTTCCAACTTAGCTAACCAGGCCCCACGGCCCTACTTCAACCTTGCTACTTAATAAGCTCTAAGGAAAAGCTTTAATATATGAGGACGTGGCTATAGCTAGAGGAAGTTGGGTAGGATAAGACACGTGCTGTCTGAGCTTACTTACCACGCCCCGTTCACTGCGCTCGGAGTAGTTTTAGGGATAACTTTAGTATGGCTCCTCTCCCCCCACATCCACGCAGAGGCTCACCAAGAGGTCCTTCACGAAAAGTACTTCCACGTACTTCACTCAGCCCACCTCCTCCTAAGCGCCTTGACGACCGCCGCCGTCTACCATAGACACGGGGCGGGCTACGCTAAAGCGTTCGCGATAGGCATGGCTGGCTCGGTGCCCATCTGCTCTACCTCAGACATCTTAATCCCCTTCCTCGGGGGGAGGCTGCTGGGCATTGAAGGGTTAGGGCTACACGCATGCATAATTGAGCACCCCGAGATACCGATCGTCTCAGCTATAGTCGGCAGCGTAATCGGCATCGGGCTCTCGATTAAGCTTAAGGAGCCGGACCTCGTGCCTCACGGAGGGCACGTAATGATATCAGTGCTAGCCTCGCTACTGTACTTAATGTCCTTCTCTGCGCTCAGCTTCAACACCCTGGTTACGACGTACCTACTCCACGTCTTCGCGGTGGTGTTCCTAGCGGTCTTGGTCCCGTGCTGCACCTCAGACGTAGTGATCCCGACAGTAGCTACAGCTAGCCACTTAGAGGTGGGCGACGCGGACCGCTACGGGTGGCTGTGGAGGATTAGGAAGAGGGTCGGCTTAAAGTAGAGCCCTCGCCCTATACCTATCCTTAAGCTCCCTCCTCTTTGCAGAGTTCCACCCTGAGACCTCTTGATAGTAGCCAGTAACCCTACTCCAATACCTCACGCTAGCTGACCCACAGGAGGGGCAGGATTCATTAAGCCCGCTGGAGACCGTGAAGCAGCTCTCGCAGATAGTTAGGTCCTTAGTGTACGCAAAGTACCCTATCTGCGTCTGGGTGGCTATCCGCTTAGTTACCTTAAACAGCGCCTCAGGGTCTGGGTAGGCTTCGCCTAGCCATACGTGGAAGATGTTGCCACCGGACAGTATCGGCCAGAACTTCTGCTCTATTAGTACTCGCTCAGCTAGCGGTATCTGCGCGCCTACGTATACGTGGGTGCCGTTAGTATAGTAGACTGGGACGTCCCTCACCCCCTCAGCCATAAGCCTCTTAGCCTCCTCCAAGCCCCCCTTAACTACAGAGGACGCCATGTCTCTAAACTCAGGCGAAGCTAGGTCTGCGACGGCTAAACGCTGAGCACAAGACTCAGCGGGCGTACGCGCGAGGGCTATCTTAAGCCCGGATTTCTCCTCGAGCTCGCTCTTATACTTCTTCATCTCCAGTAGGACTTTGACCAGTAGCCTAACAGCCTCCTCGCCCTCGTGAAGCTGGCGGCCGGTATGCCACTGGGCCATCTCATTGCCGCCCACGACCCCAATAGTGTAGACCAGCTCGTCTAGGTCCACCGCCGGCGGCCCGCGCCCACCCGCCCTAGGGTCCCTAGGCCTCTGGGTGGCGAAGGGGAGCCTCCCAGCCTTAGCGACTAGCTCAATCCACCTACGCTTAGTCTCGAAGACGGCGACGGCTAGATCCATCAGCCTCATCAACTCCTCCAATAGCTTATCGTCGTCCCCCCTAGCTCTATAGGCAGCCCTAGGCAGATTGAGCGTAACCACCTGCATGCCCCCCATGCTGAAGTGCTTGCCGTCCTCGAAGAATAGCTTAGCTTCAAACTCCGGGTCTGTCTCAGGGGTGTCTGTGAATACGTAGGCGCAGCAGTTATGGCTCACTACCCCGAGGGCGTTGACGAAGTGGTTGCCCTCGACCTCGACGGGGTCGTAGACGAGCCCGCTAAACTCCTCGCGGCTCACCTTCCTAACCTTAAGCAGCGCCCAATAGCCCCTAACAACGGGCCTCTCTGCTACGAAGCGCTCTAAAGCTCTCCTCGAGCCTACCTTGCACGCGTAAACCCTTCCACGGCTCTTATGCTTAAGCTCTTGGTAGATGAGCGGTAGCCCAACCAGCCCAGCTAAGAGGACTAGCTTTTGGCAGGCCTTCCTCGAAAGTAGCCGTAGCTGTAGGCCCCTGAGCTTAACCCCCTGGCTACCTCTGTCTAAGAGGTTCGCGCTCGTGAAGGCCGCCTTTAGGAAGGCCCATATAGCTTCGTCCGGGAGCTGGAAAGTAACCGCCGGCACGTCCTTCTCGAGCGAAGCACGGCCTGCCTTAAGCTGCTCGACTAAGAAGCTGTAGAGCTGAGCGTTGCCGGCCTGAACGACGATAGAAGACCTAATCCCGTAGGAGCGAGCCTCTACTCTAAAGACCTTCTTGAGCAAGTTCTCGACGCGCTTAGCCAGCCTGCCCTCGTCCCTCCTAAAGGAGAACTTCACGACCCCTCCCCTAGGGACCTTCTTAGCGCTGCCCCTGGCTAAGTAGAAGCCTAAGAGCTCTGCAAACTCTCTACTAGCAGCTATCTTCTCAGGGAGTCTATGCTTAGCCTTCAGCGAGAGGACTTCTTCGCCTACGCCCACTTCGCTAACCACCCTCCTAGGGAACTTTACTACTGTAAACACCGCGTCCCCGGGCCTAACCTCCTTCGCTAAGACCGTTAGCCGCCTGCCATCCCTAACCACGGGGATTAAGTGGTCCTCAGTGACCCTGAGCCTCCTACCTCCCTCAAGCTGCACTGTGCATATGTAGCCGCTGTACGGCTTAACTAACATGGACGCTGGGCTGGAGAACTTCACGCTGAGGGAGCTCATTGAGCACGATAGCACCTCATCCCCAGGCCCCACTTCCCCTACCTCGAGGGCAGTGACTAAGCCCCCCCTCCTAACCACTATGAGCTCGTCTCCAGGCAAGCACTGGTAGCACGAGACCCCCTTCCCGTAGCCTCTATAGGCTGGGAGCATGTTGTCGAAGTATGGAGTCCCGTACTTAGCCACAACCCTGTGGACTAGGAGCCAGTCCTCGTCGTACTCAGGCTTAAAGAACTCACTCGTAACCCCGCCCTCTAGCTTAGGGAAGTTGAAGGGCTTCCCCCACCAACCCCCCTCTAAGGCCCCCTCGTATATGGCCCTGAAGAAGGTCCTAGCCTCGTCCTCATAGTCACCGTAGACCCCCGGCCCCACGCGCCCATAAGCTACCACCGGCTTATCTCGCCACAGCTCAGGGACCCCTGGGGTAAGCTGAATGTTGCTAAACACCATTTGGCCGCCCCTAGCCACATAGATCTGGGTGAGCTCAAAGAACATCATCTGGGCTAGCTGCTTGACTTCACGATAGCTAAGCCCCCTAATGAAGGGGGCCATGAAGACCGTGTAGTTAAAGAAGCCCTGGCCCCCGGCGAAGTTCGTCTGAGCGCTAGCTAAGGCCTTGACGCTGTGGAGCAGGGCTACTTCAGGGTGCTTAGCAGGCCCAGCTACGCTAGTCCTGAGCCCCATGCCGTCTGGCATGAGGCCGTAGTAGAGGAAGTAGCGTAGGTCCCAGTCTTGACAGAAGGGCCTAGTCCCAAAGTACTCGAGGTCGTGGATGTGGAGGTCCCCCTTTAAGTGTGCATCAGCCAGCCTAGGCTCCATTAAGAGTAGGTACTCCTCCTTAGACACCCTGTCCCCCTTCTTCTTATGGCTAGTTTCAGGGTTCGGCTGAAGGTTCGCGTTCTCCCTAGCCTCGTAGCCCTCGCCTATGTCGATTAGGTATGCGTCGTAGACTGGGACGCCGACCCTCGTTAGTACGTTACGATATATCGCGTACGCAGGCCTCTCTGAGGAGCGCTCTAGGAGTACGTTATTGACCACCTCTCTTATTAGCGGGGAGCTTACGAACCTAGCCCTCATCCTAACTATGCGCTCCTCGACTTCGCGAGCTATCTCCTCAGCCTCTTCGCGAGTGATTGGAGGGACGCCGAAGAACTTGAAAGCTAGCTCAGTTTCGCGTAGAAGCTGCTTAACAATGGCTTCGCGGTTCCACGGGACGAAGTAGCCGTCGCTAGTCCTGACCATCGGCCTCCCGGCGACGTAGTGCTCCACCTCCCTAAGCCACGCTTCAGCGCTCATACTTACCCACCGCCCGCCTAAGCAGCTCTCTATCTACCTCACCGTCCCTAAAGAGCGCCTCAGAAGAGAGCAGCCTACCCTCAACCTCTAGAGCGGGCGTTGAGGCTAAGTACACGTCCCTCATAATTAAGCTGGCCATAACGTTAGTATCAGAGACGTCTAGCTCCTCATAACTTACTCCGAGCTCCCTCAAGGCCTCCTTCAAAGCCTCGCAGCGAGGGCAGTGAGGAGAAGTATAGAGCTTAACTACCATAGCCCCTGTATGAGGCTAGTCTAGCGCTTTAAACCTTTCTCGCTAGTCTATTAGACAGAGTTTCCTCAAGCAGGTCCTTGGACGGCCAATAGGCGGCAGCTAGCTTAAAGTTAGCGCTTATAGCTTAAAAATAGTCTAGCCGAGTTGAGGCGAGCATGTTGAGGGTGCGGGGGAGGGGGTTCGCTAAGCTTAGGAAGGCTGAGGAGGTAGTGGAGGAGGTTAGGAGGAGGGTTTCGGCCACAGAGATAGTAGAGGAGCCCTTAGAGAGGTGTATTTGGAGGGTCCTCGGGGTAGACGTAGTGTCTCCGATAGACCTGCCGCCCTTCGATAGGTCTGCAGTAGACGGGTACGCANNNNNNNNNNNNNNNNNNNNNNNNNNNNNNNNNNNNNNNNNNNNNNNNNNNNNNNNNNNNNNNNNNNNNNNNNNNNNNNNNNNNNNNNNNNNNNNNNNGACACCGGCTCTATGATGCCTGAGGGCTCTAACGCAGTAGTAATGGTCGAGTATACGAAGGAGCTAGGCGAGTGGGTAGAAGTACGTCGACCAGTAGCCCCCGGGGAGAACGTGTCTGAGCGAGGAGAAGATGTAAAGATGGGGGAGGTGGTGCTAAGAGCTAAGAGGCTGCTGTACCCGCAGGACGTAGCGCTAGCTGCATCGCTTGGCTTAAGCAAGCTGCCGGTCCACCGAAGGCCTAAGCTACTAATCGTGCCCACTGGGAGCGAGCTCCTCCAGCCAGGCGAGCCGTATAGGCCGGGGGGAGTCTACAACTCTAACGCCTACCTCCTCCTAGGCTTAGCTAGGCTCTATGGGGGGAGGGCCTACGTACACCCGCCCATAGACGAAGGGGAAAGTAGCGTTGAGAGGGCCCTAGGCAACCTCGAGGGCTACGACTCAATAGTATTCACCGGGGGGACTTCGGCTGGAGAAGAAGACGTAGTACCAGAGGTATTAAGCAAGAGGGGCGAGCTAGTAGCCCACGGCCTAGCCTTAAAGCCGGGGATGCCGACGGCCGTGGCGCTCATTGAGGGTAAGCCAGTGTTTAGCCTACCAGGGTTCCCCGTAGCCTGTATGTTGGCGTTCGAGAAGGTGGTCGGGCCGATCGTGGCCTGGATGGCTGGGATGGAGGAGGCCCCGAGGAGGCCTGAAGTAAGGGCTAAGCTAACAAGGAGGGTAGGGGGGGCGCCTGGGCGCAGGGCCTTCTTGAGAGTAAAGCTGCTTAAGGCTGGAGGAGAGCTACTAGCTGAGCCCCTTAGGATGGGCGGCTCAGGGGTGCTCAGCAGCGTAGTGAAGGCGGACGGCTACGTAGAGGTAGCTGAGGACGTAGACCTCCTAGAGGAAGGAGAGGAGGTCACAGTAAGCCTCCTTAGAGGATGGATAGCTTGAAGCTTCTCTCAGCTCGAGAAGCACTACTTAGGCTTCTCGACGGCCTCCAATATAAGCCTAGGACTGAGCGCGTTGAGCTAAGCGAGGCGCTGGGGAGGGTCCTCGGGGTAGACGTAGTGTCTCCGATAGACCTGCCGCCCTTCGATAGGTCTGCAGTAGACGGGTACGCAGTTAAAGCACAAGACACCTTCGGGGCGGGTGAAGAGAAGCCCCTTAGGCTTAAGCTTGCTCTTAGAGTGCCCGTGGGGCGCCCACCGCCGGGCGCCATTAAGCCGGGCGAGTGCGCCTACGTAGCCACCGGCTCTATGATGCCTGAGGGCTCTAACGCAGTAGTAATGGTCGAGTATACGAAGGAGCTAGGCGAGTGGGTAGAAGTACGTCGACCAGTAGCCCCCGGGGAGAACGTGGTGAAGAGAGGGAGCGAGGCGGTGAGGGGGTCTAGGCTACTTAGCAAGGGGGTCAAGCTGACCCCACGGCTACTAGGGCTACTAGCCTCGGTAGGGTTAAGAGAAGTAGAGGTGGTGGCTAAGCCGAGGGTAGCTGTGATCTCAACGGGGGCTGAGCTCACTGAGCCTGGGCGGGAGCTCAGGGAAGGGATGGTCTACGACGTAAACTCAGTTACGCTATCAGCCATGGCTGAGGAGGCCGGGTGCGAGGTGATTAAGATGGGTATCGTTGAGGACGAGCTAGGGAGGCTTACAGGGGCTATTAAGCAAGCCGTGTTGACGAGCGACTTAGTGCTAGTCTCAGGCGGGACCTCTAAGGG encodes:
- a CDS encoding glutaredoxin family protein — encoded protein: MVVKLYTSPHCPRCEALKEALRELGVSYEELDVSDTNVMASLIMRDVYLASTPALEVEGRLLSSEALFRDGEVDRELLRRAVGKYER
- a CDS encoding molybdopterin-binding protein, whose translation is MDSLKLLSAREALLRLLDGLQYKPRTERVELSEALGRVLGVDVVSPIDLPPFDRSAVDGYAVKAQDTFGAGEEKPLRLKLALRVPVGRPPPGAIKPGECAYVATGSMMPEGSNAVVMVEYTKELGEWVEVRRPVAPGENVVKRGSEAVRGSRLLSKGVKLTPRLLGLLASVGLREVEVVAKPRVAVISTGAELTEPGRELREGMVYDVNSVTLSAMAEEAGCEVIKMGIVEDELGRLTGAIKQAVLTSDLVLVSGGTSKGEGDLLPRALSSVPGARVLFHGLALRPGKPTIAALINGKPLVGLPGNPTSAMAVFHVLVRPLIIKMTGAVKEEGAAVEARMGVRAYSAKGRRELLFVKLAREEGGLKAYPMPTGPEAASTYATADGYVDVPEEVEILEEGELVKVYLLS
- a CDS encoding molybdopterin molybdotransferase MoeA — encoded protein: DTGSMMPEGSNAVVMVEYTKELGEWVEVRRPVAPGENVSERGEDVKMGEVVLRAKRLLYPQDVALAASLGLSKLPVHRRPKLLIVPTGSELLQPGEPYRPGGVYNSNAYLLLGLARLYGGRAYVHPPIDEGESSVERALGNLEGYDSIVFTGGTSAGEEDVVPEVLSKRGELVAHGLALKPGMPTAVALIEGKPVFSLPGFPVACMLAFEKVVGPIVAWMAGMEEAPRRPEVRAKLTRRVGGAPGRRAFLRVKLLKAGGELLAEPLRMGGSGVLSSVVKADGYVEVAEDVDLLEEGEEVTVSLLRGWIA
- a CDS encoding molybdopterin molybdenumtransferase MoeA, which encodes MLRVRGRGFAKLRKAEEVVEEVRRRVSATEIVEEPLERCIWRVLGVDVVSPIDLPPFDRSAVDGYA